The region GGCATGGATACCACGATGCTGTTCACCGCTGCCCTGCAACTCGTCGACCCCTGGCACGTCACCGATGTGGAGTTCCGCGATACCGACGCGGGTGAGCGGGAGCTGCACATCACGATTAGGTACGGGCCCGGCTCCCGTTTCCACTGTCCCGAGGCGTCATGCCCCGAGGAGGCGCGCCCGGTGCATGACGTGCGTGAGCGTGTATGGCGGCATCTGAATTTCTTCCAGTGCAAGGCGTTCATCCACGCCTCCGTGCCGCGCGTGGCGTGCCCGGAGCACGGCGTGAAGACTGTGACGGTGCCGTGGGCGCGTCCGGGCAGCGGGTTCACGCTGGATTGGCTACAATGTATTAGACAGTCCGATGAGGGACGAATGACGTGAGATTGGAGGCCGACGATGGCCGACCAGAAACATCCCCGCCACTACGACGAGGCGTTCAAACGGAAGATCGTGCAGTTGTACGAGAGCGGCAAGCCATCCCGGGAGACCGGGGCCGAGTACGACATCGCGCGATCGACCCTGCGGCGCTGGGTCCAAGACATCCGCAACAGCGGCTTCACCCGGGCCGCGGACGACCGCACGCCCGAGCAGAACGAGCCGGTCGGGCCGGGGAGACGCGACCGACAGTTGGAGATGGAGGTGGACGTTTCAGAACAGGCGGCGCCGGTACTCGCACGAAAGTAGCAGTGATACGGGCCAACGCCTCCCGTTATCCGATATCGGCGCAGTGCGGGATACTGGGCGTTCCCCGCTCCACCTACTGAATATTTGTAGCTTTTGAGGCCACTGGTTATTGTGCTTGGGGACCAGCATTATGGCGGGAGAAGGCCGGTGGCGGATTGGTTAGAAGCCGTCGGCCTTCGGGGCTAGTTGTCGAGCATGGCTTGCCCGTGGCGTTGCCTCATGTTGTACTCGCCTGTATTAATCCAGATCGCGTTGTGCACGATGCGGTCGAGAATCGTGTCGGCGATGGTGTCGCCGCCGAGCTGACGGTGCCATTCCTTGGTCGCCAGCTGCGTGGCGAACGCCGTGCTGACGGTGTCGTACCGGAGCTCCATGAGCTCCAGGAGGAATCGTTTGAATAGTTCGTCGGGCTTGTCGACGAGCCATTCGTCGATCGCGAGCAGGTTGTAGGTGGCGTATTTGCGCACGAGCTTGGGCACTCCTCCTGGCTTGTTCGACGCGACCGTCACCTGCTCGGCCAGGTCTGGCATTCGGACGTAGACTGCGCGGTACCGTGCCCGGCACGCGGATTTCACCAACGCGCATAGCAGGTGGGATTTGCCCGATCCCGTGGCTCCCTGGAACACGACGTTCAACCGTTGTTCCA is a window of Bifidobacterium catenulatum DSM 16992 = JCM 1194 = LMG 11043 DNA encoding:
- a CDS encoding ATP-binding protein, with protein sequence MRSTTPTPVTWTPRSNASSNARVCATPPQADLRTIDLGEERRLDRSVIAGLDAGNYLEQRLNVVFQGATGSGKSHLLCALVKSACRARYRAVYVRMPDLAEQVTVASNKPGGVPKLVRKYATYNLLAIDEWLVDKPDELFKRFLLELMELRYDTVSTAFATQLATKEWHRQLGGDTIADTILDRIVHNAIWINTGEYNMRQRHGQAMLDN